One genomic region from Haloprofundus salinisoli encodes:
- the priS gene encoding DNA primase small subunit PriS, with protein MNRRTREYLRGRFGDYYRSADLTLPPAADRREWGHIPWTAGGTTMVRHQSLLDVGDLGGFLARESPRHVYFSAARYADPGANEMDDKGWQGADLVFDLDADHLPGVDPDAAGYAEMLAECKEALLRLLTFLEDDFAFSELEIVFSGGRGYHVHVRDESVRELDSEARREIVDYVRAIDLDFNGLVATRSERGTTRRVLRNEGGWGKRTHEALLSFVEELEAMDDEDAGERLQEFDGIGEGRAKTILGALRRNPDAIRAGNVEAGGPGLRLLAETIAGRVVADQTAPIDEPVTTDVRRLIRLPGSLHGGSSLVVTRLDRDEVERFEPLRDAVPERFTRRDIAVELAEPATVEVGGETTKLSAGENTVTESVGVFLMTRGAAEKARE; from the coding sequence ATGAACCGTCGGACACGAGAGTATCTCCGGGGCCGCTTCGGCGACTACTACCGGAGCGCGGACCTCACGCTGCCGCCCGCGGCCGACCGGCGCGAGTGGGGCCACATCCCCTGGACCGCCGGCGGCACGACGATGGTTCGCCACCAGTCGCTGCTCGACGTCGGCGACCTCGGGGGCTTCCTCGCCCGCGAGTCGCCGCGCCACGTCTACTTCTCGGCGGCGCGCTACGCCGACCCCGGAGCCAACGAGATGGACGACAAGGGGTGGCAGGGTGCGGACCTCGTGTTCGACCTCGACGCGGACCACCTCCCCGGCGTCGACCCCGATGCCGCGGGTTACGCCGAGATGCTCGCGGAGTGTAAAGAGGCTCTCCTGCGCCTGCTGACGTTTCTGGAAGACGACTTCGCCTTCTCGGAACTGGAGATCGTCTTCTCCGGCGGCCGGGGCTACCACGTCCACGTCCGCGACGAGTCGGTGCGAGAACTCGACAGCGAGGCCCGCCGCGAAATCGTCGACTACGTCCGCGCCATCGACCTCGACTTCAACGGCCTCGTCGCGACGCGTAGCGAGCGCGGGACGACCCGCCGCGTCCTCCGGAACGAAGGCGGGTGGGGGAAGCGAACCCACGAGGCGCTGCTGTCGTTCGTCGAGGAACTCGAAGCGATGGACGACGAGGACGCCGGCGAACGCCTCCAGGAGTTCGACGGCATCGGCGAGGGGCGCGCGAAGACGATTCTCGGGGCGCTTCGGCGCAACCCCGACGCGATTCGAGCGGGCAACGTCGAGGCCGGCGGCCCCGGCCTCCGACTGCTCGCCGAGACCATCGCCGGGCGCGTCGTCGCCGACCAGACCGCGCCCATCGACGAACCCGTCACGACCGACGTTCGCCGGCTCATCCGCCTACCGGGGAGTCTCCACGGCGGGTCTTCGCTCGTCGTGACGCGGCTCGACCGCGACGAGGTCGAGCGCTTCGAACCCCTCCGGGACGCGGTTCCCGAGCGGTTCACGCGCCGCGACATCGCGGTGGAACTGGCCGAACCGGCCACCGTCGAGGTCGGCGGGGAAACGACTAAGCTATCAGCGGGAGAGAATACAGTGACAGAGAGCGTCGGCGTCTTCCTGATGACGCGCGGGGCGGCGGAGAAAGCCAGAGAATGA
- the bcp gene encoding thioredoxin-dependent thiol peroxidase: MLSVGDDAPDFELSDQHGETVSLSEFSGDRVVLYFYPRADTPGCTTEACGFRDSIEAFEERGVHVLGVSDDPVSDLESFADEYDLPFKLLSDESGEVAAAYDSYGEKNMFGNTFDGVFRNTYVIGPEGTIERAYEGVSPEGHAEAILDDIDA, translated from the coding sequence ATGCTCTCAGTCGGCGACGACGCCCCCGACTTCGAACTGTCCGACCAGCACGGCGAGACGGTTTCGCTCTCCGAGTTCTCGGGCGACCGAGTGGTGCTCTACTTCTACCCGCGGGCGGACACCCCCGGGTGCACGACGGAGGCCTGCGGCTTCCGCGACAGCATCGAGGCGTTCGAAGAGCGGGGCGTCCACGTCCTCGGCGTCAGCGACGACCCGGTGAGCGACCTCGAATCCTTCGCGGACGAGTACGACCTTCCTTTCAAACTGCTCTCCGACGAGTCCGGAGAGGTCGCCGCCGCCTACGACTCCTACGGCGAGAAGAACATGTTCGGCAACACCTTCGACGGCGTGTTCCGGAACACGTACGTCATCGGCCCGGAGGGGACCATAGAACGCGCCTACGAAGGTGTCTCGCCGGAAGGCCACGCCGAGGCCATCCTCGACGACATCGACGCGTAG
- a CDS encoding DMT family transporter, translated as MSRYRDVGLFFLLSSLWGGSFVAIEVGLAELPPVLFAAFRFDVAAVLLLGYAALRIDDPIPRTRGDFGAIAASALFIVAANNALLFVGQTQTTGSIASIVYSLNPILTTAFAALLVGGVGLNSRGYVGVLIGLVGVVIVAGPKPSLLSGDLSGDALGVAIVFSAAVAVSLGSVLVRRADAQTSSVALTAWSMALGAAVIHASSLAAEGVPSVSFGPRTALALLFLGVFASALAYSIYFDLLDRQGPFQANLVAYVVPVVATLLGWSLLNEQITAMTVGGFLLVFVGFALVKYDTLTAELPKLRAGVRSVVGLFR; from the coding sequence GTGTCCCGATACCGAGACGTTGGGCTGTTCTTTCTCCTGTCGTCGCTGTGGGGCGGGTCGTTCGTCGCCATCGAAGTCGGATTGGCGGAACTCCCGCCGGTGTTGTTCGCGGCGTTTCGGTTCGACGTCGCGGCGGTGTTGCTGCTCGGGTACGCCGCGCTTCGTATCGACGACCCGATACCGCGAACCCGCGGCGATTTCGGGGCTATCGCCGCCAGCGCGTTGTTCATCGTCGCCGCCAACAACGCGCTGCTGTTCGTCGGGCAGACGCAGACCACCGGGAGCATCGCCTCGATCGTCTACAGTCTCAACCCGATTCTGACGACGGCGTTCGCGGCGCTGTTGGTCGGCGGCGTCGGTCTCAACTCGCGGGGGTACGTCGGCGTCCTCATCGGTCTCGTCGGCGTCGTCATCGTCGCCGGCCCGAAGCCGTCGCTGCTCTCCGGTGACCTCTCCGGCGACGCGCTCGGGGTCGCCATCGTCTTCAGCGCGGCCGTCGCCGTCTCGCTCGGGAGCGTCCTCGTCCGCCGGGCGGACGCGCAGACGTCGAGCGTCGCGCTCACCGCGTGGTCGATGGCGCTCGGTGCGGCCGTCATCCACGCCAGCAGTCTCGCCGCCGAGGGCGTTCCCTCGGTGTCGTTCGGGCCGCGGACCGCTCTCGCGCTGCTGTTTCTCGGCGTGTTCGCCAGTGCGCTCGCGTACTCCATCTACTTCGACCTGCTCGACCGCCAGGGGCCGTTTCAGGCGAACCTCGTCGCCTACGTCGTCCCCGTCGTGGCGACGCTTCTGGGCTGGTCGCTGTTGAACGAGCAGATCACGGCGATGACCGTCGGCGGCTTTTTGCTCGTGTTCGTCGGGTTCGCGCTGGTGAAGTACGACACGCTGACCGCGGAACTGCCGAAGCTACGCGCGGGTGTCCGGTCTGTCGTCGGCCTGTTCCGCTGA
- a CDS encoding CDC48 family AAA ATPase — translation MKLTVKPLKQKDAGRGLAAIDKQVAEEMGLEGGDFIRIEGRESAAIARVWPGYPEDRGSGVIRIDGRLRQQANVGIDDRVTVEKADVHPAKRVTVALPQRLGIRGNIDALIRRELGGQPVTTGQTVRLPLGFGFMSNQSQAVPLKIASTQPSGTVVINDSTTVEISEKPAEQIREGASGGSGSGPDVAYEDIGGLESELEQVREMIELPMRHPELFKRLGIEPPKGVLLHGPPGTGKTLIAKAVANEIDAEFHTISGPEIMSKYYGESEEQLRDVFEEATENAPAIIFMDELDSIAAKREEAGGDVERRVVAQLLSLMDGLEERGQVVVIGATNRVDAIDPALRRGGRFDREIEIGVPDRDGRKEILQVHTRNMPLTDNVELDVYADNTHGFVGADLESLAKESAMTALRRIRPQLDLDAEEIDADVLQSLQVTENDFREALKGIEPSALREVFVEVPDVTWEDVGGLEDTKERLRETIQWPLEYPEVFQTMDMAAAKGVLLYGPPGTGKTLLAKAVANESESNFISVKGPELLNKFVGESEKGVREVFSKARENAPTVVFFDEIDAIATERGRNSGDSGVSERVVSQLLTELDGLEALEDVVVIATTNRPDLIDSALLRPGRLDRHVHVPVPDEEARLKILEVHTQHKPLADDVDLDSIARRTDGYVGADLEALAREAAMAASREFIRSVKREEVDDSVGNVRITMDHFEDALEQVGPSVTDETRQRYDEIEQRFGTTDIERDADEMSRTFQ, via the coding sequence ATGAAACTCACAGTCAAACCCCTGAAACAGAAAGACGCCGGTCGCGGACTGGCGGCAATCGACAAGCAGGTCGCCGAGGAGATGGGTCTCGAAGGCGGCGACTTCATCCGCATCGAGGGCCGCGAGAGCGCGGCCATCGCCCGCGTCTGGCCGGGTTACCCGGAGGACCGCGGGTCGGGCGTCATCCGCATCGACGGCCGGCTCCGCCAGCAGGCGAACGTCGGCATCGACGACCGCGTAACCGTCGAGAAGGCGGACGTCCACCCCGCAAAGCGGGTCACCGTCGCGCTCCCGCAGCGCCTCGGCATCCGCGGGAACATCGACGCGCTCATTCGCCGCGAACTCGGCGGCCAGCCCGTCACCACGGGCCAGACGGTGCGCCTCCCGCTCGGCTTCGGCTTCATGTCGAACCAGAGCCAGGCGGTGCCGCTGAAAATCGCGTCGACGCAGCCGTCTGGCACGGTCGTCATCAACGACTCGACGACCGTCGAGATAAGCGAGAAGCCCGCCGAACAGATACGCGAGGGCGCGAGCGGCGGCTCCGGCTCCGGTCCGGACGTGGCCTACGAGGACATCGGCGGCCTCGAGAGCGAACTCGAACAGGTCCGCGAGATGATCGAACTGCCGATGCGACACCCGGAGCTGTTCAAACGCCTCGGCATCGAACCGCCGAAGGGCGTCCTCCTGCACGGCCCGCCCGGAACGGGGAAGACGCTCATCGCCAAGGCCGTCGCCAACGAGATCGACGCCGAGTTCCACACCATCTCCGGCCCGGAGATCATGTCGAAGTACTACGGCGAGTCCGAAGAGCAACTGCGCGACGTGTTCGAGGAGGCCACCGAGAACGCGCCCGCAATCATCTTCATGGACGAACTCGACTCCATCGCCGCCAAGCGCGAGGAGGCGGGCGGCGACGTCGAGCGACGCGTGGTGGCGCAGCTGCTCTCGTTGATGGACGGCCTCGAAGAGCGCGGACAGGTCGTCGTCATCGGCGCGACCAACCGCGTCGACGCCATCGACCCGGCGCTTCGCCGCGGCGGGCGCTTCGACCGTGAGATCGAAATCGGCGTCCCGGACCGCGACGGTCGCAAGGAGATTCTCCAGGTCCACACGCGGAACATGCCGTTGACCGACAACGTCGAACTTGACGTCTACGCCGACAACACGCACGGCTTCGTCGGCGCGGACCTCGAATCGCTCGCCAAGGAGTCGGCGATGACCGCGCTGCGGCGCATCCGCCCGCAGTTGGACCTCGACGCCGAGGAGATCGACGCCGACGTGCTCCAGTCGCTGCAAGTGACGGAAAACGACTTCCGCGAGGCGCTGAAGGGGATCGAACCCTCGGCGCTCCGCGAGGTGTTCGTCGAAGTGCCCGACGTGACCTGGGAGGACGTCGGCGGTCTCGAAGACACCAAGGAACGACTCCGCGAGACCATCCAGTGGCCGCTGGAGTACCCCGAGGTGTTCCAGACGATGGACATGGCCGCCGCGAAGGGCGTGCTGCTGTACGGCCCGCCCGGGACGGGGAAGACGCTGCTGGCGAAAGCCGTCGCCAACGAGTCCGAGTCGAACTTCATCTCGGTGAAGGGCCCCGAACTGCTGAACAAGTTCGTCGGCGAGTCCGAGAAGGGCGTCCGCGAAGTGTTCAGCAAGGCCAGAGAGAACGCCCCGACGGTGGTGTTCTTCGACGAGATCGACGCCATCGCGACCGAGCGCGGCCGCAACAGCGGCGACTCGGGCGTCTCCGAGCGCGTCGTCTCCCAGCTCCTGACCGAGTTGGACGGCCTCGAAGCGCTCGAAGACGTCGTCGTCATCGCCACGACGAACCGACCGGACCTCATCGACTCGGCGCTTTTGCGACCGGGTCGACTCGACCGCCACGTCCACGTGCCCGTTCCAGACGAGGAGGCGCGCCTGAAGATCCTGGAGGTCCACACCCAGCACAAGCCGCTGGCCGACGACGTGGACCTCGACAGTATCGCGCGCCGCACCGACGGCTACGTCGGTGCCGACCTCGAAGCGCTCGCCCGCGAGGCGGCGATGGCCGCCAGCCGCGAGTTCATCCGCTCGGTCAAACGCGAAGAGGTCGACGACTCCGTCGGCAACGTCCGCATCACGATGGACCACTTCGAGGACGCCCTCGAACAGGTCGGTCCGAGCGTCACCGACGAGACGCGCCAGCGCTACGACGAGATCGAACAGCGCTTCGGCACCACCGACATCGAGCGCGACGCCGACGAGATGAGCCGCACGTTCCAGTAA
- a CDS encoding Hsp20/alpha crystallin family protein: protein MSVQQSSGGERFIRRYEYDDSWVIAAELGVADDAIDVDVVGTTAIVVVDHGDRVSETEFEFELPGTDATVETNNGVLTITVSK, encoded by the coding sequence ATGAGTGTTCAACAATCATCCGGCGGCGAGCGGTTCATCCGCCGATACGAGTACGACGACAGTTGGGTCATCGCTGCGGAGCTCGGTGTCGCCGATGACGCCATCGACGTAGACGTCGTGGGGACGACGGCCATCGTGGTCGTCGACCACGGCGACCGGGTGTCCGAAACCGAATTCGAGTTCGAGTTACCCGGAACCGACGCAACAGTTGAGACCAACAACGGTGTACTGACCATCACGGTGTCCAAATGA
- a CDS encoding alpha/beta fold hydrolase → MNTCIHHGRETAYRVSGGDTGDVENAGLLCIHGSGGSHGVWKSQSRLADERPVAALDLSGHGESDDVDADAGYEALSAYVADVAAVVEETDCRVLVGNSLGGAVAMLATLGGAVDPDALVLTGTGAKLAVLNDLLVWLEEDFDRAVEFLHGDDRLFHDSDERYLDLSREAMREAGQGVTHRDFLSCHRFDVRDRVSEIDVPTLAVVGEYDKLTPPRYHEFLADEIADAEMVTVDDAAHLAMLEQPTAFNSAVAEFLSERGL, encoded by the coding sequence ATGAACACGTGTATACACCACGGACGCGAGACCGCGTATCGCGTCTCCGGCGGTGACACCGGCGACGTCGAGAACGCGGGACTGCTCTGTATCCACGGCAGTGGCGGCTCTCACGGCGTCTGGAAGTCGCAGTCCCGACTCGCCGACGAGCGACCGGTCGCGGCGTTGGACTTGAGCGGGCACGGCGAGAGCGACGACGTCGACGCCGACGCCGGATACGAGGCGCTGTCGGCGTACGTCGCTGACGTCGCCGCCGTCGTCGAGGAGACCGACTGCCGCGTGCTCGTCGGTAACTCCCTCGGCGGCGCGGTGGCGATGTTAGCCACTCTCGGCGGGGCGGTCGACCCGGACGCGCTCGTGTTGACCGGAACCGGAGCGAAACTCGCCGTCCTCAACGACCTGCTCGTGTGGCTGGAGGAGGATTTCGATCGCGCCGTCGAGTTTCTGCACGGCGACGACCGCCTGTTCCACGACTCCGACGAGCGCTATCTCGACCTCTCTCGAGAGGCGATGCGCGAGGCCGGACAGGGAGTCACCCACCGCGACTTCCTCAGCTGCCATCGCTTCGACGTGCGCGACCGCGTCTCCGAGATCGACGTGCCGACGCTGGCCGTCGTCGGCGAGTACGACAAACTGACGCCGCCGCGGTACCACGAGTTCCTCGCCGACGAGATTGCCGACGCCGAGATGGTCACCGTCGACGACGCCGCGCACCTGGCGATGTTAGAGCAACCGACGGCATTCAACAGCGCGGTGGCAGAGTTCTTGAGCGAGCGGGGGTTGTAA
- the panB gene encoding 3-methyl-2-oxobutanoate hydroxymethyltransferase has product MPTVRDIRAMAGEETITMLTAYDAPTAAVADEVGIDILLVGDSMGNTALGYESTLPVTVEEVASRTGAVARAADDALVVADMPFLSFGVDEASGIENCGRMLKEADADAVKLESGPHTVDLTERLAQLGIPVMAHLGLTPQQVKSVGYARQGTDPEAAKEILELAHAHEEAGAFSLVLEHVPANLATRVTEELEIPTIGIGAGPDCDGQVLVVDDVLGMSDYTPPFATQFGDVRSEMESAISSYREAVQNGEFPAEEHSHVEEELDELY; this is encoded by the coding sequence ATGCCAACGGTTCGGGACATCCGCGCGATGGCGGGCGAGGAGACGATTACGATGCTGACGGCGTACGACGCGCCGACGGCCGCAGTCGCCGACGAGGTCGGTATCGATATCCTCCTGGTGGGCGACAGCATGGGGAACACGGCGCTGGGCTACGAGTCGACGCTGCCCGTGACCGTCGAGGAAGTGGCGAGTCGGACGGGCGCGGTCGCCCGCGCCGCCGACGACGCGCTGGTCGTCGCCGACATGCCGTTTCTCTCCTTCGGCGTCGACGAAGCGTCGGGAATCGAGAACTGCGGCCGGATGCTGAAGGAGGCCGACGCCGACGCGGTGAAACTGGAGAGCGGCCCGCACACCGTCGACCTCACCGAGCGACTCGCGCAGTTAGGCATCCCGGTGATGGCGCACCTCGGTCTAACGCCGCAGCAGGTCAAATCCGTCGGCTACGCCCGGCAGGGAACCGACCCCGAAGCGGCCAAGGAGATTCTCGAACTCGCCCACGCCCACGAGGAAGCGGGTGCGTTCTCGCTCGTCCTCGAACACGTTCCGGCGAACCTCGCCACCCGCGTCACCGAGGAGCTAGAGATACCGACCATCGGCATCGGCGCGGGCCCCGACTGCGACGGGCAGGTGCTCGTCGTCGACGACGTGCTCGGGATGAGCGATTACACGCCGCCGTTCGCCACGCAGTTCGGCGACGTTCGCAGCGAGATGGAGTCGGCGATCTCGTCGTACCGCGAGGCGGTGCAGAACGGCGAGTTCCCGGCCGAGGAGCACAGTCACGTGGAAGAAGAGTTAGACGAACTCTACTAG
- a CDS encoding diaminobutyrate--2-oxoglutarate transaminase, which yields MTSERSKLADESAPHGRRAKVDYENDSNADLLAQQAARESGARSYPRRLPFAIERAAGVEIEDVDGNVYYDCLAGAGTLALGHNHPDVVAEMERLLREDRPLHTLDVTTPEKEAFVDALFDSLPDAFAESARVQFCSPAGTDAVEAAVKLTKTATGNRSVLAFQGAYHGMTNGALGLTGDVEVKADVPGLMTDVHHLPYPYAYRPPFGEDCDHRAVSRYVEHLLDDPKSGVVDPAAMVVEPVQGEGGSIPAPDEWLREIRRITRERDVPLVVDEIQTGLGRTGATYAFEHADVVPDVVTLSKAVGGGLPLSVVVYRDELDAWEPGAHAGTFRGNQLAMATGRATIRHVLENDLDEHAAEMGERLQGHLDRTDERFAAVGDVRGRGLMLGVEFVDPEAEPDAVGAQPADGELAGAVQRECFERGLVVETGGRHSATVRFLPPLVVTGEQVDDIGRIFEEAVSAAVSEVAA from the coding sequence ATGACGAGTGAAAGAAGTAAACTCGCCGACGAGTCCGCGCCTCACGGGCGGAGGGCGAAAGTCGACTACGAGAACGACTCTAACGCCGATCTGCTCGCCCAGCAGGCGGCTCGCGAGTCCGGTGCGCGGAGTTACCCGCGCCGACTTCCGTTCGCCATCGAACGGGCCGCCGGGGTCGAGATCGAGGACGTGGACGGGAACGTCTACTACGACTGCCTCGCGGGCGCTGGGACGCTCGCGCTGGGGCACAACCACCCCGACGTGGTCGCAGAGATGGAGCGCCTCCTCCGCGAGGACCGGCCGCTGCACACCCTCGACGTGACGACGCCGGAGAAGGAGGCGTTCGTCGACGCGCTGTTCGACAGCCTCCCGGACGCGTTCGCCGAGTCGGCGCGGGTGCAGTTCTGCAGCCCCGCCGGAACCGACGCGGTGGAGGCGGCGGTGAAACTGACGAAGACGGCCACGGGCAACCGAAGCGTGCTGGCGTTTCAGGGTGCGTACCACGGGATGACCAACGGCGCGCTCGGACTGACCGGCGACGTCGAAGTGAAGGCGGACGTGCCGGGACTGATGACCGACGTCCACCACCTGCCGTATCCGTACGCGTATCGTCCGCCGTTCGGCGAGGACTGCGACCATCGGGCTGTCAGCCGCTACGTCGAGCACCTGCTCGACGACCCGAAGAGCGGAGTCGTCGACCCGGCGGCGATGGTCGTCGAACCGGTACAGGGAGAGGGCGGGTCGATTCCCGCGCCCGACGAGTGGCTCCGCGAGATTCGGCGCATCACGCGCGAGCGGGACGTACCGCTCGTGGTCGACGAGATACAGACGGGACTGGGGCGAACGGGGGCGACGTACGCCTTCGAACACGCCGACGTAGTCCCCGACGTCGTAACGCTCTCGAAGGCCGTCGGCGGCGGTCTCCCGCTGTCCGTGGTCGTCTACCGCGACGAACTGGACGCGTGGGAACCGGGCGCTCACGCGGGGACGTTCCGCGGTAACCAGCTGGCGATGGCCACCGGGCGGGCGACGATTCGACACGTCCTCGAGAACGACCTCGACGAACACGCCGCGGAGATGGGCGAACGACTACAGGGACACCTCGACCGAACCGACGAGCGCTTCGCGGCCGTCGGCGACGTCCGCGGGCGGGGGCTGATGCTCGGCGTCGAGTTCGTCGACCCGGAGGCCGAACCGGACGCCGTCGGCGCGCAACCCGCCGACGGAGAGCTCGCGGGCGCGGTCCAGCGCGAGTGCTTCGAGCGGGGACTCGTCGTCGAAACGGGCGGTCGCCACAGCGCCACCGTCCGCTTCCTCCCGCCGCTCGTCGTCACCGGCGAACAGGTCGACGACATCGGCCGTATCTTCGAGGAAGCCGTCAGCGCCGCGGTTTCGGAGGTGGCGGCGTGA
- a CDS encoding pyridoxal phosphate-dependent decarboxylase family protein translates to MNRAAAAVRAAVSEAESPYAGSEYDDLAAAFDDFDPVPERGDGLDAAVEWAADAVLANSALVSHPKCVAHLQCPPLVSGLVAEALLTAVNQSMDSWDQSPAATVLEEAMIEELCALFGYDTTDDDTSAGGDAVAGDDATADGVFTSGGTQSNFLGLLLARDRYVHEAWGRRAQTEGLPPEADSLRILCSEVGHFTAEQAAAHLGLGENAVVPVSTDDEFRVDPGALSATLDGLEADGKRPFALVGTAGTTDFGSIDPLDALADCADEHDLWFHVDAAFGGALALSDRHRDKLAGIERADSLAVDFHKLFYQPISCGAFLLRDGANYRYIARNEAYLNPERDDKAGVPNLVSKSVQTTRRFDALKPLVTFRALGREGVAELVEYTLDLADEVAARIAADPAFELVTEPTLNAVVFRYVPFRDHPTLDDGAWSDRVNRQVRRTLLHRGRGVVARTEVDGRVHLKFTLLNPNTTPADVDDLLVNVKQYGAAAESEAVE, encoded by the coding sequence ATGAACCGCGCGGCCGCGGCGGTGCGCGCCGCCGTCTCCGAGGCCGAGAGTCCGTACGCGGGTAGCGAGTACGACGACCTCGCCGCGGCGTTTGACGACTTCGACCCGGTGCCCGAGCGAGGGGACGGTCTCGACGCGGCCGTCGAGTGGGCCGCGGACGCGGTGCTGGCAAACTCGGCGCTCGTCTCCCATCCGAAGTGCGTCGCGCACCTCCAGTGCCCGCCGCTGGTCTCCGGACTCGTCGCGGAGGCGCTTCTCACCGCGGTGAACCAGTCGATGGACTCCTGGGACCAGAGCCCGGCGGCGACCGTGTTGGAGGAGGCGATGATCGAGGAGCTGTGCGCTCTGTTCGGGTACGACACGACCGACGACGACACCTCCGCCGGCGGCGATGCGGTCGCGGGCGACGACGCGACCGCCGACGGTGTGTTCACGAGCGGCGGAACCCAGTCGAACTTCCTCGGACTGCTCCTCGCCCGCGACCGGTACGTCCACGAGGCGTGGGGTCGTCGGGCGCAGACCGAGGGGTTACCCCCCGAGGCCGACTCGCTGCGAATCCTCTGTTCGGAGGTCGGCCACTTCACCGCCGAACAGGCGGCGGCGCACCTCGGACTCGGCGAGAACGCGGTCGTGCCGGTGTCGACCGACGACGAGTTCCGCGTCGACCCCGGGGCGCTCTCGGCGACGCTCGACGGACTCGAAGCCGACGGAAAGCGACCGTTCGCGCTCGTCGGCACCGCCGGAACAACCGACTTCGGGAGCATCGACCCGCTCGACGCGCTCGCCGACTGCGCCGACGAACACGACCTCTGGTTCCACGTCGACGCCGCCTTCGGTGGAGCGCTCGCGCTGAGCGACCGCCACCGCGACAAACTGGCGGGGATCGAGCGCGCCGACTCGCTCGCGGTCGACTTCCACAAGCTGTTCTACCAGCCCATCAGCTGCGGCGCGTTTCTCCTGCGCGACGGTGCGAACTACCGGTACATCGCCCGCAACGAGGCGTACCTGAACCCAGAGCGCGACGACAAGGCGGGCGTGCCCAACCTCGTCTCCAAATCGGTCCAGACGACCCGCCGCTTCGACGCGCTCAAACCGCTCGTGACCTTCCGCGCGCTCGGTCGGGAGGGCGTCGCCGAACTCGTGGAGTACACCCTCGATTTGGCCGACGAGGTGGCCGCCCGCATCGCCGCGGACCCGGCGTTCGAGCTCGTGACCGAGCCGACGCTCAACGCCGTCGTCTTCCGCTACGTCCCATTCCGGGACCATCCGACGCTCGACGACGGGGCGTGGTCCGACCGCGTCAACCGACAGGTTCGCCGGACGCTGTTACACCGGGGGAGAGGCGTCGTCGCCCGAACCGAGGTCGACGGACGCGTCCACCTGAAGTTCACCCTGCTCAACCCGAACACCACCCCCGCCGACGTCGACGACCTCCTCGTGAACGTCAAACAGTACGGTGCGGCCGCCGAGTCGGAGGCGGTCGAATGA